From Acidimicrobiales bacterium, one genomic window encodes:
- a CDS encoding SDR family oxidoreductase: MYGLTGHTALVTGAAGGGIGKATARRLLTEGANVVVTDVHERRTDETVAEFADEFGADRVMGSLMDAGDRAQIDATLAAARERFGVVDVLVNNAAVNALNPVGDMTPEQWDWAIGVNLSGPWYLCRALLPAMVEQGWGSIVNITSVAGWIHGTNEGPYAGAKAALHQLTRTIATEYGPSGVRCNGVAPGIIHTWFVDAKAPQLLDEAPRTPLRRLGTPADIANVVAWLVSDESSFVTGETINASGGWYMRP, encoded by the coding sequence ATCTACGGCCTCACCGGCCACACGGCCCTCGTCACCGGTGCGGCCGGTGGCGGCATCGGCAAGGCCACCGCGCGCCGGCTCCTCACCGAGGGCGCCAACGTGGTCGTCACCGACGTGCACGAACGGCGCACCGACGAAACGGTCGCCGAGTTCGCCGACGAGTTCGGCGCCGACCGGGTGATGGGCTCGCTGATGGACGCAGGCGACCGCGCCCAGATCGACGCCACGCTCGCCGCGGCCCGCGAGCGCTTCGGCGTCGTCGACGTGCTCGTGAACAATGCGGCGGTCAATGCGCTGAACCCCGTGGGCGACATGACCCCCGAGCAGTGGGACTGGGCGATCGGCGTCAACCTCTCCGGCCCCTGGTATCTCTGCCGGGCGTTGCTGCCGGCGATGGTCGAACAGGGGTGGGGATCGATCGTCAACATCACGTCCGTCGCCGGTTGGATCCACGGCACCAACGAGGGCCCCTACGCGGGCGCCAAGGCGGCCCTCCACCAACTCACGCGCACCATCGCCACGGAGTACGGGCCGAGCGGCGTCCGCTGCAACGGGGTCGCGCCGGGGATCATCCACACCTGGTTCGTCGACGCGAAAGCACCACAACTACTCGATGAGGCGCCGAGGACCCCCCTCCGCCGACTCGGCACTCCCGCCGACATCGCCAACGTGGTGGCGTGGCTGGTGAGCGACGAGTCGTCGTTCGTCACCGGCGAGACGATCAACGCCAGCGGCGGCTGGTACATGCGCCCGTGA
- a CDS encoding glucose 1-dehydrogenase produces the protein MDSPMDYFDLTGRTAIVTGGSRGLGKEMVQAFAAQGANVVIASRKLANCEALAAEVEERFGVRALPVECHIGYWDQAEALAARAIAEFETIDILVNNAGMSPLYESLDAIDEALYDKVMEVNLKGTFRLTVLLAEHMKANGKGSIISVSSTAAVKPTPGEVVYGLAKAGLHNLTESFSRAYGPEVRVNCIQPGPFLTDISKAWSEAAIANIGKGISLGRAGEPHEIIGAALYFASDASSFTTGAILRMDGGLA, from the coding sequence ATGGACTCACCCATGGACTACTTCGACCTCACCGGCCGCACCGCCATCGTGACCGGCGGGAGCCGCGGGCTCGGCAAGGAAATGGTGCAGGCGTTCGCCGCCCAGGGAGCGAACGTCGTCATCGCGAGTCGCAAGCTCGCGAACTGTGAGGCGCTCGCCGCCGAGGTGGAGGAGCGGTTCGGGGTACGGGCGCTCCCCGTCGAGTGCCACATCGGCTACTGGGATCAGGCCGAAGCGCTGGCCGCGCGGGCGATCGCCGAGTTCGAGACGATCGACATCCTCGTCAACAACGCGGGCATGTCGCCCCTCTACGAGTCGCTCGATGCCATCGACGAGGCGCTCTACGACAAGGTGATGGAGGTCAACCTCAAAGGAACCTTCCGGCTGACCGTCCTGCTGGCCGAGCACATGAAGGCCAACGGCAAGGGCTCCATCATCTCGGTCAGTTCCACTGCCGCGGTGAAGCCGACGCCCGGTGAGGTCGTCTACGGACTCGCCAAGGCGGGGCTCCACAATCTCACCGAGAGCTTCTCGAGGGCCTACGGACCGGAGGTACGCGTCAACTGCATCCAGCCGGGGCCGTTCCTGACCGACATCTCGAAGGCGTGGAGTGAGGCGGCGATCGCCAACATCGGCAAGGGCATCTCTCTCGGTCGCGCCGGCGAGCCCCACGAGATCATCGGCGCCGCGCTCTACTTCGCGAGCGACGCGTCCAGCTTCACCACCGGCGCGATCCTCCGCATGGACGGCGGACTCGCCTGA
- a CDS encoding amidohydrolase family protein, giving the protein MARTIDYPVFDSDNHLYETEEAFTRYLPEKYKGAIKYVQVDGRTKIAVNDKISDYIPNPTFEVVARPGAQEEYYRNGNPEGKSLREIFGEPMKCPEWARNAQARLPHLDELGIDGTLMFPTLASLLEERMRDDPDLCHAAVHSLNQWLLDEWGFNHENRIFTTPVIALPIVEKAIEELEWALDKGARCVLIRPAPAWGLRGPRSPGLEEFDPFWARVQESGVFVGMHSSDSGYADLSGIWEGRGNEMLPFKPNPFRFLVMNNRAITDMMNAMICHGAFTRFPDMRFGTIENGGTWVKPLIANLEGIYKKMPQEFAEHPVNTFTRNVYVNPFWEDGLEDLIDIMGADRLLFGSDYPHPEGLANPIEFADDLPDSLSDADVAKIMGGNLKELLGA; this is encoded by the coding sequence GTGGCGCGCACGATCGACTACCCCGTCTTCGACTCCGACAACCACCTGTACGAGACCGAAGAGGCCTTCACCCGCTACCTCCCCGAGAAGTACAAGGGAGCGATCAAGTACGTGCAGGTCGACGGGCGCACGAAGATCGCGGTCAACGACAAGATCTCCGACTACATCCCCAACCCGACCTTCGAGGTCGTGGCCCGACCCGGCGCGCAGGAGGAGTACTACCGCAACGGCAACCCCGAGGGGAAGAGCCTCCGCGAGATCTTCGGTGAGCCGATGAAGTGCCCCGAATGGGCCCGCAACGCGCAGGCCCGGCTCCCCCACCTCGACGAGCTCGGGATCGACGGCACGCTGATGTTCCCGACGCTCGCCAGTCTCCTCGAAGAGCGGATGCGCGACGACCCGGACCTGTGCCACGCCGCCGTGCATTCGCTCAACCAGTGGCTCCTCGACGAGTGGGGCTTCAACCACGAGAACCGCATCTTCACGACACCCGTGATCGCGCTGCCGATCGTCGAGAAGGCCATCGAGGAACTCGAATGGGCCCTCGACAAGGGCGCGCGGTGCGTCCTGATCCGGCCGGCGCCGGCGTGGGGGCTGCGGGGGCCGCGCTCGCCCGGGCTCGAGGAGTTCGATCCGTTCTGGGCCCGGGTGCAGGAATCCGGCGTGTTCGTCGGCATGCACTCGTCCGACTCGGGCTACGCCGATCTCTCGGGCATCTGGGAGGGCCGCGGCAACGAGATGCTGCCGTTCAAGCCCAACCCGTTCCGCTTCCTCGTCATGAACAATCGCGCCATCACCGACATGATGAACGCGATGATCTGCCACGGTGCCTTCACCCGGTTCCCCGACATGCGCTTCGGTACGATCGAGAACGGCGGAACCTGGGTCAAGCCGCTCATCGCGAACCTCGAGGGCATCTACAAGAAGATGCCGCAGGAGTTCGCCGAGCACCCGGTCAACACCTTCACCCGCAACGTCTACGTCAACCCGTTCTGGGAGGACGGACTCGAAGACCTGATCGACATCATGGGCGCCGATCGTCTGCTGTTCGGATCCGACTACCCCCACCCCGAGGGCCTCGCCAACCCGATCGAGTTCGCCGACGACCTGCCCGACAGCCTCAGCGACGCCGATGTCGCCAAGATCATGGGCGGCAACCTCAAGGAACTCCTGGGAGCCTGA
- a CDS encoding ferredoxin, with the protein MRIELDRERCQGHGRCYVLASAVFGSDDDGYGLVISETVGPELHDASRKGAGNCPEDAITIIES; encoded by the coding sequence GTGAGGATCGAACTCGACCGGGAACGCTGTCAGGGTCACGGACGCTGCTACGTGCTCGCATCCGCCGTCTTCGGATCAGACGACGACGGCTACGGGCTCGTCATCTCCGAGACCGTCGGACCCGAACTGCACGACGCCTCGCGCAAGGGCGCCGGCAACTGTCCTGAAGACGCCATCACCATCATCGAAAGCTGA
- a CDS encoding cytochrome P450: protein MSDTDDGIDLSGPPQEMYKFLRDHMPVMAVEHEMMTGTSVALHGDVMTVLQNADVFSSLGAAEIGQVRPLIPLEIDPPEHSKYRKLLDPLFAPRRVALLEASTRALVNDLIDTVIDDGECNFHRSIAEPLPSQVFLTMFGLPVERTPEFIELKDGIIRPPVDGFDEATEFRNVTGQKIYAVLQEAIDEKKANPTDDFISQFLDAEVEGHRLTEADVLDIGYLFFLAGLDTVTASLDCMLAYLAQNAAQQKRLVDQPADIPAAVEELLRWESPVAGVIRVATADTELSGCPIHAGDKVSVNLGSANTDERFWDDADTVDFDREINKHIAFGGGVHRCLGSHLARMELRVCLEEWHKRVPSYELKPGTTPAYTMGLRSVDNLELVWRT from the coding sequence ATGAGCGACACCGACGACGGCATCGACCTGAGCGGACCACCGCAGGAGATGTACAAGTTCCTCCGCGACCACATGCCGGTGATGGCGGTCGAGCACGAGATGATGACCGGCACCAGCGTCGCGCTCCACGGCGACGTGATGACCGTCCTGCAGAACGCCGACGTCTTCTCGAGTCTCGGGGCGGCCGAGATCGGCCAGGTCCGCCCGCTGATCCCGCTCGAGATCGATCCGCCCGAACACTCGAAGTACCGCAAGCTGCTCGATCCGCTGTTCGCGCCGCGCCGGGTCGCCCTGCTCGAAGCGTCGACCCGGGCCCTCGTCAACGACCTCATCGACACGGTGATCGACGACGGCGAGTGCAACTTCCATCGATCGATCGCCGAGCCGCTCCCGAGCCAGGTGTTCCTCACCATGTTCGGCCTTCCGGTCGAGCGCACCCCGGAGTTCATCGAGCTGAAGGACGGCATCATCCGACCTCCGGTCGACGGATTCGACGAGGCGACAGAGTTCCGCAACGTCACCGGCCAGAAGATCTACGCGGTGCTCCAGGAAGCGATCGACGAGAAGAAGGCGAACCCCACCGACGACTTCATCTCGCAGTTTCTCGACGCCGAGGTGGAGGGTCATCGCCTCACCGAGGCCGACGTGCTCGACATCGGCTACCTCTTCTTCCTCGCCGGACTCGACACGGTCACCGCCTCGCTCGACTGCATGCTCGCCTATCTCGCCCAGAACGCGGCGCAGCAGAAGCGTCTGGTCGACCAACCCGCCGACATCCCGGCAGCCGTCGAGGAGCTGCTGCGCTGGGAGAGTCCGGTCGCCGGGGTGATCCGGGTCGCGACCGCCGACACCGAACTGTCGGGCTGTCCGATCCATGCCGGCGACAAGGTGTCGGTCAACCTCGGCTCGGCCAACACCGACGAGCGGTTCTGGGACGATGCCGACACGGTCGACTTCGACCGGGAGATCAACAAGCACATCGCGTTCGGCGGCGGCGTCCACCGCTGTCTCGGCTCGCATCTCGCCCGGATGGAACTGCGGGTGTGTCTCGAGGAATGGCACAAACGCGTGCCGTCGTATGAACTCAAGCCGGGCACCACGCCCGCATACACCATGGGGTTGCGCAGCGTCGACAACCTCGAACTCGTCTGGAGGACGTAG
- a CDS encoding aldehyde dehydrogenase family protein — MDSKLLIDGKLVDAENGALFDNINPATEEVIGQVADGSKADMEAAVAAARKAFDTTDWSTNHAFRKQCLLQLQAAIESEQEEMRADLVAEVGCPLLITYGPQLDAPLREALAWPAEMIDSFEWKRSIGTKDAMGVGYQTEREVWKEPLGVIGVIVPWNFPIEITLNKLGPILAMGNTCVLKPAPDTSATAARLARLIVEKTDIPPGVVNIVSSQDHLTGEVLTTSPDVDMVAFTGSSATGRRIMEAASSTLKPVFLELGGKSANIYLDDVDLSQALASAVTSCMHGGQGCAIPTRLLVPRSKYDEAVAVATESFANWNYGDPTDANNLQGPQVSKKQQDRVLAYIQKGIEEGARVAIGGGVPAHLDKGYYVEPTLFVDVDNSMTIAQEEIFGPVICLIAYDDDEDAIRIANDSTFGLSGNVFSADLERAKAVAARLRTGTIGINGGVWYGADAPFGGYKNSGIGRQCGIEGLEIFTETKTVGWPA, encoded by the coding sequence GTGGACTCGAAGCTGTTGATCGACGGCAAGCTCGTCGACGCCGAGAACGGCGCACTGTTCGACAACATCAATCCGGCCACCGAAGAGGTGATCGGACAGGTCGCCGACGGCAGCAAGGCCGACATGGAAGCTGCGGTCGCCGCGGCCCGCAAGGCGTTCGACACGACCGACTGGTCGACGAACCACGCGTTCCGCAAGCAGTGCCTGCTCCAACTCCAGGCTGCGATCGAGAGCGAACAGGAGGAGATGCGCGCCGACCTCGTCGCCGAGGTCGGTTGTCCGCTGCTGATCACCTATGGCCCCCAGCTCGACGCGCCGTTGCGTGAGGCGCTCGCCTGGCCGGCCGAGATGATCGACTCCTTCGAGTGGAAGCGCTCGATCGGCACGAAGGACGCCATGGGCGTCGGCTACCAGACCGAACGCGAAGTCTGGAAGGAGCCCCTCGGCGTCATCGGGGTCATCGTCCCGTGGAACTTCCCGATCGAGATCACCCTCAACAAGCTCGGCCCGATCCTGGCGATGGGCAACACGTGCGTGCTCAAGCCGGCGCCCGACACGTCGGCCACGGCGGCGCGGCTCGCCCGATTGATCGTCGAGAAGACCGACATCCCGCCCGGTGTGGTCAACATCGTGTCGAGCCAGGACCACCTGACCGGCGAGGTCCTCACGACCTCGCCCGATGTCGACATGGTCGCATTCACCGGCTCGAGCGCGACGGGCCGCCGCATCATGGAGGCGGCGTCGTCGACCCTGAAGCCGGTGTTCCTCGAACTCGGCGGCAAGTCCGCCAACATCTATCTCGACGATGTCGACCTGTCCCAGGCACTGGCGAGCGCCGTCACCTCGTGCATGCACGGCGGCCAGGGCTGCGCGATCCCCACCCGCCTGCTCGTCCCCCGCAGCAAGTACGACGAAGCCGTCGCCGTCGCGACCGAGAGCTTCGCCAACTGGAACTATGGCGACCCCACGGATGCCAACAACCTGCAGGGCCCACAGGTCTCGAAGAAGCAGCAGGACCGTGTGCTCGCCTACATCCAGAAGGGGATCGAGGAAGGCGCCCGCGTCGCGATCGGCGGCGGCGTGCCCGCCCACCTCGACAAGGGGTACTACGTCGAGCCGACGCTGTTCGTCGACGTCGACAACTCGATGACGATCGCCCAGGAGGAGATCTTCGGACCGGTGATCTGCCTGATCGCGTACGACGACGACGAGGATGCGATCCGCATCGCGAACGACTCGACGTTCGGCCTCTCGGGCAACGTCTTCAGCGCGGATCTCGAGCGAGCCAAGGCCGTGGCTGCGAGGCTCCGGACCGGAACGATCGGGATCAACGGTGGTGTCTGGTACGGCGCCGACGCGCCGTTCGGTGGCTACAAGAACTCCGGCATCGGCCGCCAGTGCGGCATCGAGGGCCTCGAGATCTTCACCGAGACGAAGACCGTGGGTTGGCCCGCATGA
- a CDS encoding CoA transferase produces the protein MSGPLDGIRVVELASWMFVPSAGSVLADWGADVIKVEPPDGGDPQRGLITSGLVPGGAGGVNFMIEQPNRSKRSMAINLRSDDGREAFLKLIETADVFLTNYLPPIRRKLRVDTDDIRARNPNIIIARGSGQGPQGPDAEKGGYDGASFWARGGLGAVFPPGDDGWPAGQASPAFGDVMGGLSVAGAIAAALVKRERTGEGSVVDVSLLATAMWQISPLVVASKLFGMSSLPRGDRRMSPNPGVGVYRTKDGRFISLILLQSDKHWEDFAARLERPILVDDERFNHSSARAQNGPDCIDILDEAFAERTLDEWKERLETFDGVWTPFQTLDELYADPQVIANGYLPAMTHGSGDEVQLVASPAQFDEEPIEVERAPELGEHTELILNELGIDWDDIIAMKESGAIL, from the coding sequence ATGAGCGGGCCGCTCGACGGCATCCGCGTCGTCGAACTGGCGAGCTGGATGTTCGTGCCGTCGGCGGGTTCGGTGCTCGCCGACTGGGGCGCCGACGTCATCAAGGTCGAGCCCCCCGACGGTGGCGATCCCCAACGTGGCCTGATCACCTCCGGGCTCGTCCCCGGCGGCGCCGGCGGCGTCAACTTCATGATCGAGCAACCCAACCGCTCGAAGCGGAGCATGGCGATCAACCTCCGCAGCGACGACGGGCGCGAGGCGTTCCTGAAACTCATCGAGACGGCCGACGTCTTCCTCACCAACTATCTGCCGCCCATTCGCCGCAAGCTGCGGGTGGACACCGACGACATCCGGGCCCGCAACCCGAACATCATCATCGCCCGCGGCTCCGGTCAGGGGCCCCAAGGGCCCGACGCCGAGAAGGGCGGCTACGACGGCGCGTCGTTCTGGGCTCGCGGCGGACTCGGCGCCGTGTTCCCGCCCGGCGACGACGGCTGGCCGGCCGGCCAGGCATCGCCCGCGTTCGGCGACGTCATGGGTGGACTGAGCGTCGCCGGCGCGATCGCCGCTGCGCTCGTCAAACGAGAGCGCACCGGCGAGGGCAGCGTTGTCGACGTTTCGCTGCTCGCGACGGCGATGTGGCAGATCTCACCGCTGGTCGTGGCGTCGAAACTCTTCGGTATGAGCTCGCTCCCCCGCGGCGACCGACGCATGTCGCCCAATCCGGGGGTGGGCGTCTACCGCACGAAGGACGGGCGCTTCATCAGCCTGATCCTGCTCCAGAGTGACAAGCACTGGGAAGACTTCGCGGCCCGACTCGAACGACCGATCCTGGTGGACGACGAACGATTCAACCATTCCTCGGCCCGGGCCCAGAACGGGCCCGACTGCATCGACATCCTCGACGAGGCGTTTGCCGAACGCACCCTCGACGAATGGAAGGAACGACTCGAGACCTTCGATGGCGTGTGGACGCCGTTCCAGACCCTCGACGAGCTCTACGCCGACCCGCAGGTGATCGCCAACGGCTACCTGCCGGCGATGACGCACGGCTCGGGCGACGAGGTGCAGCTGGTCGCCAGCCCGGCCCAGTTCGACGAGGAACCGATCGAGGTGGAGCGGGCCCCCGAGCTCGGCGAACACACCGAACTCATCCTCAACGAACTCGGCATCGACTGGGACGACATCATCGCGATGAAGGAGTCGGGCGCGATCCTCTGA